The Alkalihalophilus pseudofirmus nucleotide sequence GGATAGGCACCAACCTGCTTCCGAATGAATACACTAAAGGAAAGGTCTTTCGACGATATGTGAGCTCATTCATGTGTATAAAGAAAGATAACAGTGCCGACAATGAGACTAGAGGTGATAAGGATGAAACAAACCAGAGTCATTCATGTACGGCTTGTGGAGAAATGTGTTTGTTGTCAGGATGTTAGGACGGAAGGGTTACGTATATTTGATTCATTCATTTGCTTAAAATGTGAAGAAGGAATTGTTGATGTGGAAAGTAATGAAGAGCCTTATGGACATTTTATAACTGCGTTAAGAGGCATTACCCCTTCTGTGAACGAAAATTAAATAGCGGTTTTAAACTGATTCTAACACATTCACATCTAACCCTAGATGCATCTATGTTAGAATCAGTTTTTTTTAGGAGACAGATAAAAGCATGAACCATTAGTTTGATTTATAATAGAAAGAAAGGAGTGTAGGGCATTGAATAGAGAAGACTCAAACATACCATTAATTAGTGCCATTCAGCAGCATTTTAAAAGGGAGCCGATCTCTTTTCATGTGCCTGGACATAAAAATGGGAAGCTTTTTCATTCATCTTTAATGGAAGATTTTAAAGATATACATAAGTATGATGTAACAGA carries:
- a CDS encoding sigma factor G inhibitor Gin; translation: MKQTRVIHVRLVEKCVCCQDVRTEGLRIFDSFICLKCEEGIVDVESNEEPYGHFITALRGITPSVNEN